One window from the genome of Leptospira broomii serovar Hurstbridge str. 5399 encodes:
- a CDS encoding acetyl-CoA carboxylase family protein, translating into MASKKLLIANRGEVAIRIARASAALGWESVVVFSEDDADSKHRLCGDHSIALNGSGSHAYLDAKQLIRVAKETHCLFLHPGYGFLSENAEFAESCLVEGLQFIGPSSRVVKTLGDKLEAIRLAEQNSIPVLAGTRGPTTLAQSKDFFVQHGALMIKALSGGGGRGIRRVRNLDQMEEDFLRCSSEAKAAFGNGDLYVEQFLPRARHIEVQIVGDTHGEIAHLWERDCTLQRRNQKLIEVSPAPNLSPEIRDSILNSALRLARSVQYSSLGTFEFLVDEDTRGKFYFMEANPRLQVEHTVTEEVTGIDLLQLQLRIAAGQSLKDLGIWPEAIAPPTGFAIQLRINAETLDRTGNPQPSTGKLAVFEPSTGPGIRVDTGAYSGYVMNPSFDSLLAKLIVHSKSSRIQDAISLAYRALSDFNIQGVTTNKTFLQNLLLLPEMENYAVYTRMIDEISGSAVFEHSKVHKEFSFLSDKNESIPEVTEIEEAPLGTLQVPSTISGRLTEICVAEGEMIRKGQKIAIISAMKMEHVINTEVSGLVERIPISIGSIVAPEQSLLFVRPSEVIDSASEDQSKINLDSIRPDLQDLLNRLSLNEDSFRSQAVAKRHKRGQRTARENIADLCDPGTFVEYGALAIAAQRRRRSLDELIKLSPADGLITGLANVNGAIFDSHRSRCAVLAYDYTVFMGTQGAMNHKKTDRLLQVVKELQLPLVFFTEGGGGRPGEVDMPAVAGLDLHTFRQYASLKGIAPRIAITSGRCFAGNAALFGCSDITIATQGSNIGMGGPVMVKGGGLGNFSAEDIGPVDIQTKNGVVDILVKDEIEAVEIAKKTLSYFQGDIINFSCTDQRALRTAIPENRLRSYDIRSLIKILADEDSFLELKQKFAAGMVTAFIRIEGKVLGLVANDPTHLAGAIDAEGADKASDFIKLCDSFNIPILFLCDTPGFMVGPEVEKKGLVRKAGRLFEESAACKVPIFTVVLRKGYGLGAMAMAGGSFHAPVFTISWPSGEFGAMGIEGEIRTGFQKELAEIKDWNERQKLFDRLVNEAYERGKAMNMASYLEIDAVIDPADSRKWILRGLNSIPKTP; encoded by the coding sequence ATGGCATCCAAGAAATTACTAATTGCAAATAGAGGGGAAGTCGCGATTCGGATTGCACGAGCTTCCGCAGCGCTAGGATGGGAAAGCGTAGTCGTTTTTTCCGAGGACGACGCAGATTCGAAACATCGTCTGTGCGGAGATCATTCCATTGCGTTAAATGGCAGCGGAAGCCACGCGTATTTGGACGCGAAGCAACTGATCCGAGTCGCGAAGGAGACGCATTGTTTGTTTCTTCATCCGGGCTACGGTTTTTTAAGTGAAAACGCTGAGTTTGCCGAAAGCTGTTTGGTGGAGGGGTTACAATTTATTGGTCCTTCTTCGCGGGTTGTCAAAACCCTGGGAGATAAACTCGAGGCGATTCGATTAGCGGAACAGAACTCGATTCCGGTTCTGGCTGGGACCAGAGGTCCTACTACACTCGCTCAATCGAAGGATTTTTTCGTTCAACATGGAGCGTTAATGATCAAGGCGTTATCCGGTGGCGGAGGGAGAGGAATCCGAAGGGTCCGAAATCTGGATCAAATGGAGGAAGATTTTCTTAGATGTTCTTCCGAAGCTAAAGCCGCGTTCGGAAACGGAGATTTATACGTTGAGCAATTTCTTCCGAGAGCTCGGCACATCGAGGTCCAAATCGTAGGCGATACTCATGGAGAAATCGCTCATTTATGGGAGAGAGATTGCACCTTACAAAGAAGAAATCAAAAATTGATAGAGGTGTCGCCGGCTCCCAATTTATCCCCCGAAATTCGGGATTCGATTCTAAATTCGGCTCTCCGTTTAGCTCGAAGTGTGCAATATTCGAGTCTCGGGACATTCGAATTTTTAGTCGATGAGGATACGCGAGGAAAATTTTACTTTATGGAGGCTAATCCACGTTTACAAGTCGAACATACTGTTACAGAAGAAGTGACCGGAATCGATTTGCTTCAGCTACAATTGCGCATAGCCGCCGGGCAATCTTTGAAAGACCTAGGAATTTGGCCCGAGGCGATTGCACCTCCTACGGGATTTGCAATTCAGCTAAGAATTAATGCTGAGACTCTTGATCGAACCGGCAATCCGCAGCCGTCGACCGGAAAATTGGCAGTCTTTGAGCCGTCAACTGGGCCGGGGATTCGCGTTGATACAGGGGCATATTCCGGATACGTAATGAATCCTAGTTTCGATTCATTGCTTGCGAAGCTTATCGTCCATAGTAAAAGTTCGCGCATTCAAGACGCCATATCTTTGGCTTATCGCGCATTGAGTGATTTTAATATCCAAGGCGTTACAACTAATAAGACATTTCTCCAGAATCTTCTCCTTTTGCCGGAAATGGAAAATTATGCGGTTTATACCAGAATGATAGACGAAATCTCCGGATCCGCCGTATTTGAACATTCTAAAGTTCATAAAGAGTTTTCTTTCTTATCGGATAAAAACGAATCAATTCCGGAAGTAACCGAAATAGAGGAGGCTCCATTAGGAACTTTGCAAGTTCCTTCTACGATTTCCGGACGTTTAACGGAAATCTGCGTCGCCGAAGGCGAAATGATTCGAAAAGGGCAAAAAATCGCGATTATTTCCGCAATGAAAATGGAGCACGTAATTAATACCGAGGTTTCGGGTTTGGTGGAAAGAATTCCGATTTCGATAGGTTCCATTGTGGCTCCAGAACAATCTTTGCTTTTTGTCAGGCCGTCGGAAGTAATAGACTCGGCTTCGGAAGATCAGAGTAAAATAAATTTGGATTCGATTCGTCCCGATCTTCAGGATTTATTGAATCGGTTGTCGTTAAACGAAGATAGCTTTCGCTCTCAAGCCGTAGCCAAACGCCATAAAAGAGGGCAAAGAACCGCTAGGGAGAATATTGCCGATCTCTGCGATCCTGGTACTTTCGTGGAGTACGGCGCGTTGGCGATTGCGGCGCAACGTCGCAGACGATCCCTGGATGAGTTAATCAAATTGAGTCCAGCAGACGGTTTGATTACCGGATTGGCTAACGTAAACGGGGCAATCTTTGACTCGCATAGATCGCGCTGCGCTGTTCTGGCGTACGATTACACCGTCTTTATGGGAACGCAGGGAGCAATGAATCATAAAAAAACGGATCGTTTATTGCAGGTTGTTAAGGAGCTTCAACTTCCGTTAGTCTTTTTTACCGAAGGCGGAGGCGGTCGTCCGGGGGAAGTCGATATGCCCGCGGTAGCCGGTTTGGATTTGCACACATTTCGCCAATATGCGAGTTTAAAAGGAATTGCTCCTCGTATTGCGATTACTTCCGGTCGTTGTTTCGCAGGGAACGCAGCTTTATTCGGCTGCAGCGACATCACTATCGCAACTCAGGGATCAAATATAGGCATGGGCGGACCTGTTATGGTTAAAGGGGGAGGTCTTGGCAATTTTTCTGCGGAAGATATCGGCCCGGTCGATATTCAGACTAAAAACGGAGTCGTAGATATTCTCGTCAAAGACGAGATAGAAGCCGTTGAAATTGCAAAAAAAACCTTATCCTATTTTCAAGGGGACATTATAAATTTTTCATGCACTGATCAACGAGCATTGAGAACGGCTATTCCTGAAAATCGATTACGTTCCTACGATATTCGCTCTTTAATTAAGATTCTCGCTGATGAAGATTCTTTTTTGGAACTTAAACAAAAATTTGCAGCGGGTATGGTCACGGCTTTTATTAGAATCGAAGGGAAAGTGTTAGGGCTTGTCGCTAACGATCCTACTCATTTAGCAGGGGCAATCGATGCGGAAGGGGCGGATAAAGCTAGCGACTTTATAAAACTATGCGATTCTTTTAATATACCAATATTATTTCTTTGTGATACTCCCGGATTTATGGTCGGTCCTGAAGTGGAGAAGAAGGGTTTAGTGCGTAAAGCTGGGCGTTTATTCGAAGAGTCTGCCGCTTGTAAGGTTCCGATTTTTACTGTCGTTCTCAGGAAAGGATACGGTTTAGGTGCGATGGCAATGGCGGGCGGTAGCTTTCATGCTCCGGTTTTTACGATTTCTTGGCCTTCGGGCGAATTCGGAGCGATGGGAATCGAAGGAGAAATTCGCACCGGATTTCAAAAGGAACTTGCTGAAATTAAAGATTGGAACGAAAGACAGAAATTATTCGATCGCTTAGTCAACGAAGCTTATGAAAGAGGGAAGGCAATGAATATGGCTTCCTATTTGGAGATAGATGCCGTAATCGATCCGGCGGATTCCAGAAAATGGATTTTGCGCGGATTGAATTCTATTCCCAAGACTCCTTAA